One window of Eisenibacter elegans DSM 3317 genomic DNA carries:
- a CDS encoding glycosyltransferase family 4 protein, which translates to MTKITLINTYEKGGGAALACKRLTQALSAYPQDEQLQVRSLVGHSRQASATWQGWAGSFWQRQQLWANFIAERLLFWPHEPNRAQRFSFSPGRFGVKLHKHPWLQDTDLIHLHWINFGLLSVEGIAALGQLQKPIVWTLHDMWAFTGGCHYSGACTNYQQACGHCPSIRRPAADDLSHSVWASKKLHWEQLPLHIVTCSEWLAQAARQSSILRNVPIHSIPNPIDTDLFRPAIQPESLRQKHAIPDDAFVLLFGAANIQDPRKGFDYLIQALQIAAQEQPAMLEKMILLTFGKQTEALPPLPVPVRHLGLLDGAAAVAEVYGMADAFVLPSLEDNLPNTLMEALACGTPAAAFAVGGIPEMIQDGHNGRLATPAKAPALYQALRWLYETSQDPNQKKQLRHNARQHALQYYAQPVVARQYQRLYEGLLYPKTQPSAVLA; encoded by the coding sequence ATGACGAAGATTACCCTCATCAACACCTACGAAAAAGGTGGTGGCGCTGCACTTGCGTGCAAGCGGCTGACACAAGCACTCAGTGCCTACCCCCAAGACGAACAACTTCAAGTCCGTAGTTTAGTAGGCCACAGCCGCCAAGCTTCGGCTACTTGGCAAGGCTGGGCGGGTTCATTTTGGCAGCGCCAGCAGCTATGGGCTAACTTTATTGCTGAGCGCTTACTCTTCTGGCCACACGAGCCCAATCGCGCTCAACGTTTCAGTTTTTCACCGGGACGCTTTGGGGTAAAGCTCCACAAACACCCTTGGCTACAAGATACAGACCTCATCCACCTCCACTGGATCAACTTCGGCCTGCTTTCTGTAGAAGGCATTGCTGCGCTAGGGCAGTTACAGAAACCCATTGTCTGGACTTTGCACGATATGTGGGCTTTTACGGGGGGCTGCCACTATAGTGGTGCCTGTACCAATTATCAACAAGCCTGCGGCCATTGTCCCTCCATCCGTAGGCCTGCTGCCGACGACCTCTCGCATAGCGTATGGGCTTCCAAAAAACTACACTGGGAGCAACTCCCCCTCCACATCGTTACTTGTAGTGAGTGGCTGGCACAGGCCGCCCGACAGAGCAGCATCTTGCGCAATGTGCCGATACACAGCATCCCCAACCCTATCGATACCGACCTGTTCCGCCCCGCCATACAGCCCGAAAGCCTCCGCCAAAAACACGCTATCCCCGACGATGCCTTCGTCTTGCTCTTTGGCGCTGCCAATATCCAAGATCCCCGCAAAGGATTTGACTACCTGATACAGGCGCTGCAAATAGCCGCTCAAGAGCAGCCCGCAATGCTCGAAAAAATGATCTTGCTGACCTTCGGCAAACAAACCGAAGCCCTCCCTCCCTTGCCTGTCCCTGTTCGGCACCTAGGCTTGTTAGATGGTGCTGCTGCAGTAGCAGAGGTCTATGGGATGGCCGATGCCTTTGTGCTGCCCTCTCTCGAAGATAACCTACCCAATACCCTAATGGAGGCGCTGGCTTGTGGCACCCCTGCTGCCGCATTTGCTGTGGGCGGTATCCCCGAAATGATTCAAGACGGCCACAATGGGCGCTTGGCTACACCCGCCAAAGCGCCAGCCCTATACCAAGCCCTCCGCTGGTTGTATGAAACCAGCCAAGACCCCAACCAGAAAAAACAACTGCGCCACAATGCCCGACAACACGCCCTACAATACTATGCCCAACCGGTAGTCGCAAGGCAATACCAACGGCTCTACGAAGGCTTGTTGTACCCAAAAACTCAACCTTCGGCGGTATTGGCCTAA
- a CDS encoding MBOAT family O-acyltransferase, with translation MLQRYNTMDFWWNIFGYNPENPLIFTKLSFWVFWAFVLLGYQQVYGRLQWRNWFLLGVSLFYYYKAGGYFFVLLLCSTLIDYVLGWWIYEAPSRRLKRLGLGLSVCINLGVLAYFKYAYFGVELYNYWMQAELKPINGMAWWSNALFDTQYNIHHIILPVGISFYTFQTISYTADIYRGKLKPLYRLRDFALYVTFFPQLVAGPIVRAAEFAPQLNSPYQIDREEYGQGIFLIVSGLVKKILIADFIALHFVDRVFERPELYTGFENLMAMYGYALQIYCDFSGYTDIAIGLALLLGFQLPQNFRAPYLAQSPADFWRRWHISLSTWLRDYLYIPLGGNRYGAGRTYLNLMLTMLLGGLWHGANLRFVLWGAWHGLGLCIHRLWRYYFPLAEPLRGLPRFWAGVLTFHFVCLGWLLFRADSLNTVGLMLGQMWHSFGWSTAAEVMGYYREVFALMGLGYLAHILPQNLKADFCRFFTFQPAWVQAIFITLIIIALYQADSAGFQPFIYFQF, from the coding sequence ATGCTGCAAAGGTACAACACAATGGACTTTTGGTGGAATATTTTTGGCTATAACCCCGAAAACCCGCTCATTTTTACCAAACTTTCGTTTTGGGTATTTTGGGCTTTCGTGCTTTTGGGCTACCAGCAGGTGTATGGGCGCTTGCAGTGGCGCAACTGGTTTTTGCTAGGAGTCAGTCTGTTTTACTATTACAAAGCAGGCGGTTATTTTTTTGTACTCTTGTTGTGTTCTACGCTGATAGATTATGTGTTGGGTTGGTGGATATATGAAGCCCCCTCACGGCGGCTCAAGCGGTTGGGGCTGGGCTTGAGTGTGTGTATCAATTTGGGGGTCTTGGCTTATTTCAAATATGCCTACTTTGGCGTAGAGCTATATAACTACTGGATGCAGGCAGAGCTGAAGCCCATCAATGGGATGGCTTGGTGGTCCAACGCACTTTTTGACACCCAATACAATATCCACCATATTATCTTGCCGGTAGGTATTTCTTTTTACACTTTCCAGACCATCAGCTATACGGCCGATATTTATCGAGGGAAGCTCAAGCCGCTCTACCGCTTGCGTGATTTTGCGCTGTATGTTACGTTTTTCCCGCAGTTGGTGGCGGGGCCTATTGTACGGGCTGCCGAGTTTGCCCCCCAGCTCAACAGCCCTTACCAGATTGACCGTGAGGAGTATGGGCAGGGGATATTCTTGATAGTGAGTGGATTGGTTAAAAAAATCCTGATTGCCGACTTCATAGCTCTACACTTTGTTGACCGTGTCTTTGAGCGACCGGAGTTGTATACGGGCTTTGAAAACCTGATGGCGATGTATGGCTATGCCTTACAGATTTATTGCGATTTTTCGGGCTATACCGATATAGCCATTGGGTTGGCGCTTTTGCTGGGCTTTCAATTGCCTCAAAACTTCCGCGCCCCTTATTTGGCACAAAGCCCGGCAGACTTTTGGCGGCGGTGGCATATTTCGCTCTCCACGTGGCTACGCGACTATCTCTACATACCGCTGGGCGGCAACCGCTACGGAGCCGGCCGTACCTATCTGAACCTAATGTTGACAATGCTCTTGGGAGGGCTTTGGCACGGAGCCAACTTGCGCTTTGTACTTTGGGGAGCTTGGCACGGACTGGGGCTGTGTATTCATCGGTTGTGGCGTTATTATTTCCCCCTCGCGGAGCCGCTGAGGGGCTTGCCACGTTTTTGGGCAGGGGTACTGACCTTCCACTTTGTGTGCTTGGGCTGGTTGTTGTTCCGGGCTGATAGCCTCAATACCGTAGGCCTGATGCTAGGGCAGATGTGGCATAGCTTTGGCTGGAGCACTGCGGCAGAAGTGATGGGGTATTACCGAGAGGTATTTGCGTTGATGGGCTTGGGCTATTTGGCCCATATCTTGCCCCAAAACCTAAAAGCAGATTTTTGCCGCTTTTTTACGTTTCAGCCCGCTTGGGTACAAGCCATATTTATCACCCTGATAATCATTGCCTTGTATCAGGCTGACAGCGCAGGATTCCAGCCCTTTATTTATTTTCAATTTTAG
- a CDS encoding DUF6913 domain-containing protein translates to MGTIKDYFLQFKSKLAAERSNVKRYTQHYNEVKNIGILFNIRDMSKYQSLNDLVDQLKRDGKRISLMTYMDLDVMHSNPYNFQFDWFTKKHISVTGQIKSHQVDNFVEQGFDYLYCIYLEPFLPFDNILARSKAKCRVGKYFEGQENHLELMINLEEEGSIDRLIDEMFTLTKKMNLR, encoded by the coding sequence ATGGGTACTATCAAAGATTATTTTCTACAGTTCAAAAGTAAGCTGGCCGCCGAACGCAGCAATGTCAAACGCTATACACAGCACTACAACGAAGTCAAAAATATTGGCATCCTGTTTAACATCCGCGATATGTCTAAATATCAGTCGCTCAATGATTTGGTAGACCAACTCAAGCGCGATGGCAAACGCATCTCACTGATGACTTATATGGACTTGGACGTAATGCACAGCAACCCCTATAACTTTCAGTTTGATTGGTTTACTAAAAAGCATATCAGCGTTACAGGGCAAATCAAGTCGCATCAAGTAGACAATTTCGTAGAGCAGGGTTTCGATTACCTGTATTGTATTTATCTAGAGCCTTTCTTGCCCTTCGACAATATCTTGGCCCGCAGCAAGGCCAAGTGTAGGGTAGGGAAATATTTTGAAGGCCAAGAAAACCACTTGGAGCTGATGATTAACCTAGAAGAAGAAGGCAGCATCGACCGCCTGATTGACGAAATGTTTACACTCACCAAAAAAATGAACTTACGCTAA
- the dapA gene encoding 4-hydroxy-tetrahydrodipicolinate synthase translates to MTSQTLNLRGTGVALITPFTAEQTVDYPALARVLSHTGQAEGVEYWVVNGTTAESPTTSAQEKAEILAFVKANNPQRLPIIYGIGGNHTQAVIEQIRKTDLHGVSAIMSVSPYYNKPSQQGIIAHYRAIADASPLPVIMYNVPGRTGSNMSAATILTLAEHPNIIAVKDASANIEQYLQIAKNKPKDFYLISGDDMHATALIAIGGEGVISVLANAFPTIFSKAIRAALAQDFGTANELLYQLIDINGYMYEESNPVGLKALMAQLDLCRPTVRLPLVEASEALHQKIKATMPKA, encoded by the coding sequence ATGACTTCACAAACCCTAAATCTCCGTGGTACGGGGGTAGCCCTGATTACTCCCTTTACAGCCGAGCAAACCGTAGATTATCCTGCCTTGGCGCGTGTGTTGTCCCACACTGGCCAGGCCGAAGGCGTAGAGTATTGGGTGGTGAATGGCACAACGGCAGAATCGCCCACGACCAGCGCCCAAGAAAAAGCCGAAATATTGGCTTTTGTAAAAGCCAATAACCCCCAACGGCTCCCCATCATCTATGGTATAGGGGGCAACCACACCCAAGCGGTGATAGAGCAAATTCGCAAGACCGACCTCCACGGCGTAAGTGCCATTATGTCGGTAAGCCCTTATTATAACAAGCCTTCGCAGCAGGGTATTATCGCGCATTACCGTGCTATAGCCGATGCCTCGCCCCTGCCCGTGATTATGTACAACGTGCCCGGGCGTACTGGCTCCAATATGAGCGCCGCTACAATCTTGACCTTGGCCGAACACCCCAACATCATTGCGGTCAAAGACGCTTCGGCCAACATAGAGCAGTACCTACAAATAGCCAAGAATAAGCCCAAGGACTTCTACCTCATCTCCGGCGACGATATGCACGCCACCGCCCTGATCGCCATCGGGGGAGAAGGGGTGATTTCGGTATTGGCCAATGCCTTCCCGACTATTTTCTCCAAGGCTATCCGCGCTGCCCTAGCCCAAGACTTCGGCACAGCCAATGAGTTGCTTTACCAACTCATCGATATCAACGGCTATATGTACGAAGAGAGCAATCCCGTAGGTCTGAAAGCCCTGATGGCGCAGCTCGACCTCTGCCGGCCTACTGTCCGCCTACCGCTGGTAGAAGCCTCTGAGGCCCTACATCAGAAAATAAAGGCGACGATGCCCAAAGCATAA
- a CDS encoding OmpA family protein, whose product MLRFCSLLTFLTALALFTLNTSHAQNLPEVWREDFKDNQNGWTTQFSDGTITLSDGRYVIDKTTTNNSFLFMQGVYLDNKRDFEITFVFTHLSGDINKPVHLSWVSQNSSNSYRLLLYGNQKIAFGEFKEGKYERILAPAECPTLHPMGQRNTIKIEQISGNWRISANGTTAMYLEASETTRFKGAVLGVGVEGQMKAEFEQIIVSQKQEPIRLIANAPKNIERENLGANVNSSGAELSPVITADGKTLFFNRKNHPENIGNTDRSDIWVSEKQANGTWGKAYNFDRPVNNEGHNFLISITPDGNTILVGNTYKNDGSPDKSGVSISHRTSQGWQVPQALVIENFYNRNQYSEYCLAANGKVLLLCIEQDDSYGGKDIYVSFLKADNTWTAPKNIGEVVNTYGTEVGPFLAADGYTMYYSTSGKKGYGSNDIFVTRRLDDTWLNWSEPENLGPAINTTAWDAYYTVPADGSYAYLVSSLNSLGAEDIFRLKLPESAKPQPVLVVSGRVLDAETKKPLAAEVLYEILSSGENAGRARANPVDGHYRIVLNQGKEYGFMALMEGYYAISENLDTRNLKQYTEIEKDLYLQPIKAGQTIRLNNLFFASGSYALQPNSFPELNRLADFLKANPQVRIQVEGHTDSVGDAGSNQVLSQNRVGSVQQYLLQKGIAANRLQTKGFGATTPVADNNTEAGRQQNRRVEIRILE is encoded by the coding sequence ATGTTGCGTTTTTGCTCATTACTCACATTTCTCACAGCCCTAGCGCTGTTTACACTCAATACCTCACACGCACAAAATCTACCCGAAGTATGGCGGGAGGATTTTAAGGATAACCAAAACGGCTGGACTACCCAATTTTCTGATGGAACAATCACCCTGAGCGATGGCCGCTATGTGATAGATAAAACCACTACAAACAACTCCTTTCTTTTTATGCAAGGAGTCTATCTGGACAACAAGCGAGACTTTGAAATCACCTTCGTCTTTACCCACCTCAGCGGCGATATCAACAAACCCGTACACCTGAGCTGGGTCAGCCAAAACTCCTCCAACTCCTACCGCCTGTTGCTCTATGGCAACCAAAAAATTGCGTTTGGAGAGTTTAAAGAGGGGAAGTATGAACGCATCTTAGCGCCGGCAGAGTGCCCCACACTCCACCCTATGGGGCAGCGCAATACCATCAAGATAGAGCAAATCAGTGGCAACTGGCGCATATCGGCCAATGGAACAACAGCGATGTATTTGGAAGCCTCCGAAACGACACGATTCAAAGGCGCTGTATTGGGTGTGGGAGTAGAGGGGCAGATGAAGGCAGAGTTTGAGCAAATCATTGTCTCCCAAAAGCAAGAGCCTATCCGGCTGATTGCCAATGCTCCCAAAAACATTGAACGTGAAAACCTAGGCGCCAATGTCAACAGCAGCGGCGCAGAGCTAAGCCCTGTGATTACGGCAGACGGCAAAACACTCTTCTTCAACCGTAAAAACCACCCCGAAAACATAGGCAATACCGATCGCTCTGATATATGGGTGTCCGAAAAACAAGCCAATGGTACTTGGGGCAAGGCCTATAACTTTGACCGCCCTGTCAACAATGAAGGCCATAATTTCCTTATTTCTATCACCCCTGACGGCAATACCATCCTCGTAGGCAATACCTACAAAAACGATGGCAGCCCCGACAAGTCTGGAGTCTCTATCAGCCACCGCACCAGCCAAGGCTGGCAAGTACCTCAGGCCTTGGTGATTGAAAACTTCTACAACCGCAACCAATATTCCGAATACTGTCTGGCGGCCAATGGCAAGGTACTGCTCCTCTGTATTGAACAAGACGACAGCTATGGCGGAAAAGATATCTATGTCAGCTTTCTAAAAGCTGACAACACCTGGACAGCTCCCAAAAACATAGGCGAGGTTGTCAATACCTATGGCACCGAAGTAGGCCCGTTCTTGGCTGCCGATGGCTACACGATGTACTACTCTACCAGTGGCAAAAAAGGCTATGGCAGCAATGATATTTTCGTTACCCGCCGCCTAGACGATACTTGGCTCAATTGGTCAGAACCCGAAAACTTAGGCCCTGCCATCAATACTACTGCTTGGGATGCCTACTATACCGTTCCTGCCGACGGCTCCTATGCCTATTTGGTCAGCTCGCTCAACTCGCTTGGCGCAGAGGATATCTTCCGGCTGAAGCTGCCCGAATCGGCCAAGCCTCAGCCCGTGTTGGTGGTATCGGGTAGGGTGTTGGATGCCGAAACCAAGAAGCCCCTAGCCGCCGAGGTGCTGTACGAAATCTTGAGTAGCGGCGAAAACGCCGGACGCGCCCGCGCCAATCCCGTAGACGGCCACTACCGCATCGTCTTGAACCAGGGCAAAGAGTATGGCTTTATGGCTTTGATGGAGGGCTATTATGCCATCAGCGAAAACCTCGACACACGTAACCTCAAGCAGTACACCGAGATAGAGAAAGACCTCTACCTACAGCCTATCAAGGCCGGACAGACTATCCGCCTCAACAATCTCTTCTTTGCCTCAGGTAGCTACGCCCTACAGCCCAACTCCTTCCCCGAACTTAACCGATTGGCAGACTTCCTGAAAGCCAATCCACAAGTGCGTATTCAAGTAGAAGGCCACACCGACAGCGTAGGGGATGCGGGGAGTAACCAAGTCTTGTCCCAAAATCGAGTAGGCTCCGTACAACAATATCTCCTACAGAAAGGCATTGCGGCCAACCGCCTCCAAACAAAGGGCTTTGGCGCTACCACCCCCGTGGCCGATAACAATACCGAAGCCGGCAGACAACAAAACCGCCGCGTAGAAATCAGAATTTTGGAGTAG
- a CDS encoding sigma 54-interacting transcriptional regulator, which translates to MQGLLVAWFDGQPAEPNPHLWIHRLTKGFEQYMLVYPHADFEEQANIQAQALQKTLPKTSILLQNARVAPHQLDNPITLQLALAEILRKYKTAFPEVLLGTGSIWMQQAVILANVNGLADNLWYIKNNHLGEDGQQAIQISLKLDDTPLTLVYKNLPADAAQRRKYYLTPTLKPLYNLAEKAGFTPVNVLISGEYGTGTELLAETVFREDLRQGAELCHWHATQIDPSRLQDLAERIDQPRTVWLNQVELLDMGQQVMLLQFLHNYPHAHLRWVCTANQDLAQACREGRFLWELYYTLAVVELNIPSLRARGKTEIDYLLKVLLQEKRKELGKKKTLKLERPTNEALLNYPFEGNVRELENLVASLYTLYGDEVERISPEMLPERYKSSTLQSSLLWKDAEQAHILKVYELCEQKIKPTARALGIAYNTLKSKLRSYDLLDRAEDSGEGDGKDE; encoded by the coding sequence ATGCAAGGACTACTAGTGGCTTGGTTCGACGGGCAGCCCGCAGAGCCTAATCCGCACCTCTGGATTCACCGCCTCACTAAGGGCTTCGAGCAATACATGTTGGTATACCCTCACGCCGATTTTGAGGAGCAGGCCAATATACAGGCCCAAGCATTGCAAAAAACCCTCCCCAAAACCAGCATCTTACTCCAAAACGCCCGCGTAGCCCCACACCAGCTCGACAACCCGATAACGTTGCAGCTGGCTCTGGCCGAAATCTTACGCAAATACAAAACGGCCTTCCCCGAAGTATTGCTCGGCACCGGCTCTATCTGGATGCAGCAGGCTGTCATTTTGGCCAATGTGAATGGCTTGGCCGACAACCTTTGGTATATCAAAAACAACCACCTTGGTGAAGATGGCCAGCAAGCCATACAGATCAGCCTCAAGCTGGACGATACGCCCCTGACCTTGGTATACAAAAACCTGCCCGCTGATGCTGCCCAGCGACGCAAGTATTACCTCACCCCCACACTCAAGCCCCTCTACAATCTGGCCGAAAAAGCAGGGTTTACGCCCGTCAATGTGCTCATCAGCGGAGAATACGGTACGGGTACAGAGTTACTGGCCGAAACGGTGTTCCGCGAAGACCTACGCCAAGGAGCCGAGCTATGCCATTGGCACGCTACCCAGATAGACCCAAGCCGCCTACAAGACTTGGCCGAGCGCATAGACCAACCCCGCACGGTATGGCTCAACCAGGTAGAGCTGCTCGATATGGGGCAGCAGGTGATGCTCTTGCAGTTTTTGCACAACTACCCACACGCCCACTTGCGCTGGGTCTGTACGGCCAACCAAGATTTGGCTCAGGCCTGTAGAGAGGGGCGCTTTTTGTGGGAACTCTACTACACCTTGGCTGTTGTGGAGCTCAACATCCCCTCGCTGCGTGCACGAGGCAAGACCGAAATAGACTACCTGCTCAAGGTGCTGCTACAAGAAAAACGCAAAGAATTGGGTAAGAAAAAAACCCTCAAACTAGAGCGCCCCACCAACGAAGCCCTGCTCAACTACCCTTTCGAGGGCAATGTACGGGAGCTCGAAAACCTCGTGGCCTCCCTCTACACCCTCTATGGCGATGAGGTAGAGCGCATCAGCCCCGAAATGTTGCCCGAACGCTACAAAAGCTCCACCCTACAGTCTTCTCTGCTTTGGAAAGACGCAGAGCAAGCCCATATCCTCAAGGTTTATGAGCTTTGTGAACAAAAAATAAAACCCACAGCCCGCGCCCTAGGCATAGCCTACAATACCCTCAAAAGCAAGCTCCGTAGCTATGACCTGCTAGACAGAGCTGAAGATAGCGGCGAGGGCGATGGAAAAGACGAATAG
- a CDS encoding zinc-dependent metalloprotease: MQYRFTHTTVWVLGLCLSLWLSVPALAQKKDDDEKDKKALKPHTELLKGAQSQSGLMTVHKVDDKWYLEVPDALLGRELMAITRYTQTAAGGGFYGGEEVSRQVVRWEKRDQKLLLRAISYVIQSADSTKPIFEAVRNSSSEPILGIFDLKSTKGTASIIEVGDFFKGDQQAFSMPPLRKQFFKLANFQADRSFVERISAYPINLEIRSTKTFAVTPPSLSGGASVGVMLRDGASTGFVTLSFNTSFIVLPESPMRKRYFDARVGFFANQYSEFGEESHSAEREVFAVRWRLEPKNEEDARRYAQGELVEPKKPIVYYIDPATPDKWKPYLKQGVDDWNVAFEQAGWKNAIRGEYWPENDSTMSLEDARFSVIRYFASDIQNAYGPNVHDPRSGEILESHIGWYHNVMRLLRNWYLVQASAVDSRARKLKFDDALMGELIRFVAAHEVGHTLGLRHNMGASSATPVEKLRDPEFLRQNGHTSSIMDYARFNYVAQPEDGVTDLFPRIGDYDKWAIEWGYRYFPDAQSAEDEKQALNRITREKVQNPRLAFGTEVSLADPRFQTEDLGDNAMLASGYGIKNLQRILPQLPEWSKAEGENYADLAELYDQIVGQFRRYMGHVTKYVGGVYENPKTHDMEGNAYEVVPKNLQKDAVKFLSEQLFTTPTWLLEENILNKIRHSQAATTVMSMQEATITSLFSEDRLVRLLEAHTQSTANYGVNELISDLNNTVLAEAFGRGTPDAYRRNLHKIYVEKLISLLQAGSAGVRHIGPGGAYDFYARVTDLSKTDLPSIVAGQLADLQRAFQRARANDDLTKYHYQDLAKRIEQALNPVKVSGKK; the protein is encoded by the coding sequence ATGCAATATCGCTTTACTCATACCACTGTCTGGGTCTTGGGGCTTTGCTTGAGCCTTTGGCTCAGCGTGCCGGCTTTGGCTCAAAAAAAAGACGATGACGAAAAAGACAAAAAAGCACTCAAACCTCATACTGAGTTGCTCAAGGGGGCACAGTCGCAAAGCGGCCTGATGACCGTCCACAAAGTAGACGATAAATGGTATTTGGAAGTGCCCGATGCACTGTTAGGGCGTGAGCTGATGGCCATCACACGCTATACCCAAACTGCCGCCGGAGGCGGATTTTATGGTGGTGAAGAAGTATCACGACAAGTAGTACGCTGGGAAAAACGCGACCAGAAGCTCCTCCTTCGCGCTATCTCTTATGTGATTCAGAGCGCCGACAGCACCAAGCCCATCTTTGAGGCAGTACGAAACTCTAGCTCAGAGCCGATTTTGGGTATATTTGACCTCAAATCGACCAAGGGCACTGCTTCGATTATCGAGGTAGGTGATTTTTTCAAAGGCGACCAACAGGCCTTTTCGATGCCTCCTTTGCGCAAGCAGTTCTTTAAGTTGGCCAATTTCCAAGCCGACCGCTCGTTTGTGGAGCGCATCAGCGCCTACCCCATCAACCTAGAAATACGCAGTACCAAGACTTTTGCCGTTACTCCGCCGTCATTGAGCGGAGGGGCTTCGGTGGGTGTCATGCTACGCGACGGCGCCAGTACCGGCTTCGTAACCCTGTCTTTCAATACGTCTTTCATTGTGTTGCCTGAGAGCCCGATGCGCAAGCGCTACTTCGACGCTCGTGTGGGCTTTTTTGCCAACCAATACAGCGAATTTGGCGAAGAATCACATAGTGCAGAGCGTGAAGTATTTGCGGTACGCTGGCGGTTAGAGCCTAAAAATGAGGAAGACGCCCGACGCTACGCCCAAGGCGAGCTGGTAGAACCTAAGAAGCCCATTGTGTATTATATCGACCCTGCTACGCCCGACAAGTGGAAGCCTTATCTCAAACAAGGAGTCGATGACTGGAATGTGGCCTTTGAGCAAGCCGGGTGGAAAAACGCCATCCGTGGTGAATATTGGCCTGAAAATGACAGTACGATGAGCCTCGAAGATGCCCGCTTCTCGGTTATCCGCTATTTTGCTTCTGATATCCAAAACGCCTACGGCCCCAATGTACACGACCCCCGCTCGGGTGAGATTTTGGAAAGCCATATCGGCTGGTATCACAATGTAATGCGCCTCTTGCGCAACTGGTACTTGGTACAGGCATCGGCGGTAGACTCCCGCGCCCGCAAGCTCAAGTTTGATGATGCGCTGATGGGAGAGCTTATCCGCTTTGTGGCCGCACACGAAGTAGGCCATACCCTAGGCCTACGACACAATATGGGCGCTAGCTCGGCTACTCCAGTAGAAAAGCTGCGCGACCCTGAGTTTCTCCGCCAAAATGGACATACCTCTTCTATTATGGACTATGCCCGCTTCAACTACGTAGCCCAGCCCGAAGACGGCGTCACAGACCTCTTCCCCCGCATTGGCGACTACGACAAGTGGGCTATCGAATGGGGATACCGCTATTTCCCTGATGCACAAAGCGCCGAAGACGAAAAGCAAGCCCTCAACCGCATTACTCGCGAAAAAGTACAAAACCCTAGATTGGCTTTTGGTACAGAGGTAAGCCTCGCCGACCCACGCTTCCAAACAGAAGACCTTGGCGACAACGCCATGCTGGCTTCGGGCTATGGCATCAAAAACCTACAACGCATTCTGCCCCAGCTCCCCGAATGGAGCAAGGCCGAAGGCGAAAACTATGCCGACTTGGCCGAGTTGTATGACCAAATCGTGGGGCAGTTCCGCCGTTATATGGGGCACGTAACCAAGTATGTAGGCGGGGTATACGAAAACCCAAAAACCCACGATATGGAGGGCAACGCCTACGAGGTAGTGCCTAAAAACCTGCAAAAAGACGCGGTCAAATTCTTGAGCGAGCAGCTCTTTACTACGCCTACTTGGCTGCTGGAGGAGAATATCCTCAATAAAATCCGCCACTCACAAGCCGCCACTACGGTGATGTCGATGCAAGAAGCCACCATCACCAGCCTCTTTTCAGAAGACCGACTTGTGCGTTTGTTGGAGGCACATACCCAAAGTACGGCCAACTATGGGGTCAATGAGCTGATAAGCGACCTAAACAATACGGTGTTGGCCGAGGCCTTTGGTCGTGGTACACCCGATGCCTATCGCCGAAACCTACACAAAATCTATGTGGAGAAGCTCATCAGCCTCTTGCAAGCTGGCAGTGCCGGGGTACGCCATATTGGCCCTGGTGGTGCTTACGACTTCTATGCCCGCGTAACCGACCTGAGCAAGACCGATCTGCCCTCTATCGTGGCAGGGCAGCTTGCGGACTTGCAGCGTGCCTTCCAACGCGCCCGCGCCAATGACGACCTAACCAAGTACCACTACCAAGATTTGGCCAAGCGCATTGAGCAAGCCCTGAACCCTGTGAAGGTATCGGGAAAGAAATAG
- a CDS encoding GNAT family N-acetyltransferase, giving the protein MHTPSLVWRLKSFAELPSRELYEILHLRTAVFVVEQNCPYLEVDRLDYEALHLSGFDDGQLLTYARLFAPSPQQAHATIGRVVVAIEARKQGLGHLLMRKAIDCVEEHWGRVPIKISAQCYLRDFYQSHGFEPISEEYLLDNIPHIDMRRLPASN; this is encoded by the coding sequence ATGCACACCCCCTCCTTAGTATGGCGGCTCAAATCTTTTGCAGAGCTTCCCAGTCGTGAGTTGTATGAGATACTTCACCTCCGCACAGCTGTATTTGTTGTAGAGCAAAACTGCCCCTATCTCGAAGTAGACCGCCTCGACTATGAGGCGCTACACCTATCCGGCTTTGATGATGGTCAGCTCCTGACCTATGCCCGCTTATTTGCCCCTAGCCCCCAACAAGCCCATGCGACGATTGGGCGGGTGGTAGTGGCTATAGAAGCCCGCAAGCAAGGTCTGGGGCATCTGCTAATGCGCAAGGCCATCGATTGTGTGGAAGAACACTGGGGGCGCGTTCCCATTAAAATATCAGCCCAGTGTTATTTGCGCGATTTTTATCAGTCGCACGGGTTTGAGCCTATTTCTGAGGAATATCTCCTCGACAACATCCCACACATCGATATGCGCCGCCTACCGGCGTCGAATTAG